The nucleotide window TTTTTGGAACTGAGCCCGGCGGCACCCGCCTACCAACGGGGGCTGGAGGAGCGCCGGCTCAACGCGGGACACCACCTGGCGACTATCGTGGGTTTGGTGGCCCTGTATGGAACGGAGGCAGTCGGCCGGGCGATCGAAAGCGCCCATGAACTCGGCGCCTACTCCAGCGATTACATCCTCAACTTGCTCGAACAACGCGCGCGGGCCTTGCCGCAAGCCGGGCCGATCCACCTCACCCGCGCCGACGCGTTGGCCGCACTGGAACTCGAACTGCGTCCCCCGGATTTAAGCCCCTATACCCAATGAAAACAGAACCCGAAAAACCCGATTTATTAAAAGACCAGCTCAAGTATCTGAAACTCGGTTACCTGTTGCGTCACCACGGCGAACTGACGGCCGAGGCGGCCAAGGCGCGCTGTTCGCACGCCGAATTTTTACGCCGACTGGTGCAGGCCGAGACCCAGGACCGCCAGATCCGGGCGCTGGAGCGGCGTATCCAGGCGGCGCGCTTCCCGGTCAAGAAAACCGTCGACCAGTTCCAGTGGGACTGGCCCAAGGAGTTGAACGAAGCGCAGGTGCGGCACCTCTTCGAACTGGGCTTTGTCAAGGAGCGCACCAACGCGGTGTTTTGCGGTGGTGTGGGGCTTGGGAAGACACATCTCGCGAGCGCGTTGGGCTACGCGGCCTGCCAGGCGGGTTACACGGTGCTGTTTACGACGGCGGTGGACGCGATCAACGCCCTGGTCACCGCCCAGTCCCTGCACCGGTTGCAAGCCGAGTTGAAGCGTTACATGACCCCTGCGGTGCTCGTGCTCGATGAGGTCGGCTACCTGCCGCTCGACAAGTCGGGGGCCGACCTGCTCTTCCAGATCGTCAGCCAACGCTACGAACGCGGCTCGCTGATCGTCACCACCAACAAGGCCTACAAACACTGGGCAGGGATCTTTAACAACGACGCTGGCATCACCGCGGCGATCCTGGACCGCCTACTGCACCGGGCCCAGACCGTCGTCATCGAGGGCAAATCCTACCGCATGAAAGACCGCCTAGCCGACGAACCTGCAAGCTGACCGGGCCTGATGATCGGCCCCTGGCGGGGCCGGTCATCGGCTTTTACGACAGGTGATTTTGTAACCGCCAGAAATAGACGGTGTTCGCGCCGCCGCTCACAGCAATCACTGAAGAGCAAACGAAGCTATCCGCACGTGGAGCCCAGCGTGAAAAGCCAGGCCAAGTTACGCGACAAAGTGCGGGAAGTGCTAGAGGTGCGCAGCCGCAATCAACCCGCAGTGGCGATGGTCCGAAAGGTCAACCAGATCACTCGGGGATGGGCGACGGCGTTTCATTACGGCAACAGCACGCACGTGTTTAGTAAGCAGCAGGTCTTTGTTCGTAACCGGCTACGCCGATGGCTGTGGCGAAAGTATAGCCGCACCCACGGACTCTTCGAGTTCTTCACCGACGACCGTTTGCATGGTCAATACAAACTATGGCACTGGCCGCTTACGGCGGCTTGGAAGCAATGAACTCCGCTGAAACCAAACCGAAAGAATGGGGACTCGGTAAGCCGTGTGCGGGAAAACCGCTTGCACGGTTTGACGAGGGGGAGGGTCGCGCTGACGGGTTACCGACGCGCGGCTCTCTCTACTCTACTTAACATAACGGCGAGGCGCCCAGGGGCTATCAATGCGCTTTAATGGCCATGCGAATATCCAAGCAGGTACGCTTGGCGTTTTCGATTTCTTCGGCCATGGCGCGGGGGTGAAAATCGGGGTTCTGCGTGTAGGGGTGATCCGCCGGCAATACCCACGGTTCCTCGTCGAGACGGTATTGATTAAGCTCAGAACTAACGCGGGCGTAGTCGAGCAGTTGCAGCAACTGGTCTTTTGCCTGGGCTTGGGGGAGGTATTGGTCGGCAACGCGCTGGTGGATGCTGGGGCTAAACTTCCAGTTCTTGAGCAGGGTCGCGCCGGCTTGATCGCTGCGAAACCCAATGTTGAGCTCCTCCCATTTTTCGCACGGGGTGGTTTTGTCCCACACCAGTTCGGAGCGACCTTTGATCAGCAGTTCGTTGATGACAATGCGTCCGATTCCGTGGAGCAAACCGAGCAGGTAGGCCTCGTCAGGGAAAATCCCCACGCGACTGGCTTGAGCTTCCAAAAACACGCCGCAGAAGTAGCTGTAGGCCCAATAATCGTCTGCGGTCATGCTGTACGCGGGCAGGTCTTTCATGAAGACCTGCTTGGAGAGCGCGGTACCGATCAGGGAGATCACCTGGTTGTAGCCGACCTTGATCAGCGCGGCCTCCACATTGGAGATTTTCGGGCCGATTCCGTAGCGCACGCTGTTGCTCGCACGGATGGCGTTGGCACTGAGCGCACCGTCAGATTGGAGCAGCTTGGCGACATCATCGATGCCGTTGTTGGGGTCGTGCAACATGCTGCCGAGTCGTGAGAGGACGGCCATGTTGCCATTGAGGCTCTCCATCTTGCCGAGGATGCGCAAGTATTCTTCTTTTTCCGAGGTCGAGGCGGTTGAGGGTAAAGCCATGGGAGTAAAACGTAAGGGGTTGGGGTCGTTGAATTTTTCTACTGCTCAGCCGAGGCCAAGACAATCCATCATTTTGGATTGTAGATCTTGCTGGTTGAACGGCTTGGTGAGGTATCCGGTGGCTCCGGTTTTGAGCGCTTCGATGATGGAATCACGACTACCCTCGGTCGTAATCATGAGCACGGGAATATCGATCCAGCGAGGGTCCGCACGGAGTGCTTTTAGGAATTCCAATCCGCTCATAACTGGCATGTTCCAGTCTAGGCAGATTAAATTAAAGCCCGCCGGATCTTCTTGGAGCTTTACGAATGCTTGTTCGCCATTGGCGGCTTCGACGCATTCGGCGCCAAGCAGCGCGGCGGCTGAGCCGACTATGCGGCGCATCACCAACGAATCATCAACGATGAGTAGTTTCATGACAGAGTAAAAGTTAGGGTTTACGGCGGTAGAATACCGACTCTCCGATCACTTCGGTGGCGAACAAGTCCTGGTGACTGAGCAGTGATTCCGAGCCGCCGAGCAGCAGGCGGCCGCCTGGATTGAGCGCGGCGGCAAGGCGCTGAAAAAGCCGGTTCTTAAAATCGGCTTCAAAATAAATGGCGACGTTGCGGCAAAAAAGGAGGTCGAATTGACCGAAGGGGTTGAGGTCATCTTGGAGATTGTGGCGCTTGAAGGTGACGCGCTTGCGGATGGGTTCGGCGATCGTCCAGATCGGGCCGTTGGCCGTGAAATACCGCTGGCGCCAGACCTCGCCCATTCCGCGCACGATCTCGATCTGATTGTATCGGCCGTTGGTGGCGAGCATCAGGGTGCCGGCCGACACATCGGTGCCGATAATTTCAAATTGCTCGGGGCGTACTCCGGGTAATTTGCCTTCCAAGCAGAGCGTATCGATGAGCATGGCGAGCGAGTAGGGCTCTTGGCCCGTCGAGCACGCCGCACACAGGATGCGCACACGCGCCCGGGTACCGCCACGCAGCAGCTCGGCGAGTGCGGGCAGGATTTGATTGCGCATTGAGGCCCAGGGCCGCTCGTCGCGAAACCAATACGTTTCGTGCGTCGTCATCGCATCGATGATGCGGTCACGCAGGCGGTTGGTCGGGTCAGTCTTCGCTAGGCGAATGAAGTCGGGGATGTCGACTGCGCCCGATTGGGCGATGATCGAGCCCAGCCGCGCCTCGAATAAGTAGCCCTTTTCTTCGCCGAGGTGGATGCAGCAGGCCTCCGCCACGAAGCGGCTGAGCTGCGCGAGGTCACCGGGTTTTTGTTCGAGTACGGGCATGGGTTATTGGCGGCTGCGGGCCAGTTCAGTTAACCGAGGAGCGATGGCGGGCAGGGCGAGAATTTCGTCTTCCAGTTGGCGGCGCACCACCGCCTGCGGCATGCCGTAGATGACCGACGTTGCCTCGTCCTGGGCGATCGACCAGGTGGGCAAGGCCGCTTTGAGCGTGGCCACGCCAGCGGCGCCGTCTTCACCCATGCCGGTGAGAATCAGGCTGAGCGCCCCGCGCAGAGCGCAGCGCGAGGCCGAGTTGAACAACACGTCCACCGCCGGCCGACAGGAGTTAACCGGCGCAGCGTCAGTGAGGCGCGTGATAAGACTGCCCTCGGCATCGCGGATAATTTCCAGGTGGCGTCCGCCGGGTGCGATGAGGATGCGTCCCGCGACGACACGTTCGCCGTCGACCGCTTCGGAGACGCGCAGGTTGCACACCTTGTCGAGCTGTTCGGCCAACGTGCGGGTGAACAGCGGCGGCATGTGTTGCACGATGACCACGGGAAGGCGGAAATCCGCCGGCAGGCCTGGCAGCAAATCCTGGAGGGTGCGCGGTCCGCCGGTGGACACACCGATGAGCAAAATATCGAGGGTAGCCGGTGGCAGTACGCGGCGGCGGGTTGGCTGGGCCGGGGTGGCAGGCGCGGGCGCAGTCGCAACACGATTGCCGAAGAGTCCGCTGGCCGTTGCTGCAGCGCCAAGGGCTGTGGGCGCGGGTGCGGTGCGGGGCGCGGCGGGAGCGGTATTAATTCGCCGCAGGTTGACCATGTTCACCACATGCTGCAGCTGGCCGCGCAGGCGCGTCATGCCTTCCGCAAACGAGGTGGTTTGGGGCTTCGGGATGAAATCGAGGGCGCCGTTAGCCAGCGTGTTGATGGTGATGGAGGCATCGGCACCGGTCGCCCCGCTGATCATTACGACGGCGACTTTGGGGAAGTCGCGGCGGATGATCGCGAGCACCTCGGGGCCGTTCATCTCGGGCATAAAGACATCGAGCAGCACCAGGTCGATGGGTTCGGCGGCGAGTCGGGCGAGCGCGAGCGGGCCCGAAGACACCGCCCCGGCCACTTCTACCCCAGCGAGTGGGGTGGCAGCGTCGGTGAGGAGCTTCCGGTAGAGCGCAGTGTCGTCGACGATGAGCAGTCGCATGATTGAAAAAAGCGGAGCGTTAAACGGTTAACGTGTGGACGTTGCCGGCAGGCAGAAGGTCATTTCCAAGGTGCGGCCGTCGTCGGAGTGGCGCAGCGCGTGGG belongs to Opitutus sp. and includes:
- a CDS encoding ATP-binding protein, producing MKTEPEKPDLLKDQLKYLKLGYLLRHHGELTAEAAKARCSHAEFLRRLVQAETQDRQIRALERRIQAARFPVKKTVDQFQWDWPKELNEAQVRHLFELGFVKERTNAVFCGGVGLGKTHLASALGYAACQAGYTVLFTTAVDAINALVTAQSLHRLQAELKRYMTPAVLVLDEVGYLPLDKSGADLLFQIVSQRYERGSLIVTTNKAYKHWAGIFNNDAGITAAILDRLLHRAQTVVIEGKSYRMKDRLADEPAS
- a CDS encoding HDOD domain-containing protein, with the translated sequence MALPSTASTSEKEEYLRILGKMESLNGNMAVLSRLGSMLHDPNNGIDDVAKLLQSDGALSANAIRASNSVRYGIGPKISNVEAALIKVGYNQVISLIGTALSKQVFMKDLPAYSMTADDYWAYSYFCGVFLEAQASRVGIFPDEAYLLGLLHGIGRIVINELLIKGRSELVWDKTTPCEKWEELNIGFRSDQAGATLLKNWKFSPSIHQRVADQYLPQAQAKDQLLQLLDYARVSSELNQYRLDEEPWVLPADHPYTQNPDFHPRAMAEEIENAKRTCLDIRMAIKAH
- a CDS encoding response regulator, which translates into the protein MKLLIVDDSLVMRRIVGSAAALLGAECVEAANGEQAFVKLQEDPAGFNLICLDWNMPVMSGLEFLKALRADPRWIDIPVLMITTEGSRDSIIEALKTGATGYLTKPFNQQDLQSKMMDCLGLG
- a CDS encoding protein-glutamate O-methyltransferase CheR; translated protein: MPVLEQKPGDLAQLSRFVAEACCIHLGEEKGYLFEARLGSIIAQSGAVDIPDFIRLAKTDPTNRLRDRIIDAMTTHETYWFRDERPWASMRNQILPALAELLRGGTRARVRILCAACSTGQEPYSLAMLIDTLCLEGKLPGVRPEQFEIIGTDVSAGTLMLATNGRYNQIEIVRGMGEVWRQRYFTANGPIWTIAEPIRKRVTFKRHNLQDDLNPFGQFDLLFCRNVAIYFEADFKNRLFQRLAAALNPGGRLLLGGSESLLSHQDLFATEVIGESVFYRRKP
- the cheB gene encoding chemotaxis-specific protein-glutamate methyltransferase CheB translates to MRLLIVDDTALYRKLLTDAATPLAGVEVAGAVSSGPLALARLAAEPIDLVLLDVFMPEMNGPEVLAIIRRDFPKVAVVMISGATGADASITINTLANGALDFIPKPQTTSFAEGMTRLRGQLQHVVNMVNLRRINTAPAAPRTAPAPTALGAAATASGLFGNRVATAPAPATPAQPTRRRVLPPATLDILLIGVSTGGPRTLQDLLPGLPADFRLPVVIVQHMPPLFTRTLAEQLDKVCNLRVSEAVDGERVVAGRILIAPGGRHLEIIRDAEGSLITRLTDAAPVNSCRPAVDVLFNSASRCALRGALSLILTGMGEDGAAGVATLKAALPTWSIAQDEATSVIYGMPQAVVRRQLEDEILALPAIAPRLTELARSRQ